A stretch of Gemmobacter fulvus DNA encodes these proteins:
- a CDS encoding branched-chain amino acid ABC transporter permease: MSELMQFLLSGVTVGAVYALVALGFTIIYNASDVVNFAQGEFVMLGGMITVFAFEAGLPLPLAAVVAIAVTAGIGVALNKLAIEPARGAPVVSLIIITIGASIFIRGVTQLTFDKQLHRFPAFSGDDPIQVLGATILPQSLWVIAGALAVFVGLFFFFTRTLTGKAILATSNNRLAAQLVGINTNWVMTLSFALSAGIGALAGVLVTPITLTSYDVGIALALKGFAAAMLGGMGNPKGALVGGILLGLFEALTAGYLSSQYKDAAAFVVILAVLFAMPQGIFGRKSTDRV, from the coding sequence ATGTCGGAACTCATGCAATTCCTCCTGTCGGGGGTGACGGTCGGCGCGGTTTATGCGCTTGTCGCGCTCGGCTTCACGATCATTTACAACGCCTCGGATGTGGTGAACTTCGCGCAAGGCGAATTCGTCATGCTCGGCGGCATGATCACCGTCTTTGCCTTCGAGGCGGGACTGCCGCTGCCCTTGGCGGCGGTGGTGGCCATTGCGGTTACGGCGGGCATCGGTGTGGCCCTGAACAAGCTGGCCATCGAACCGGCGCGCGGGGCACCGGTGGTGTCGCTGATCATCATCACCATCGGCGCGTCGATCTTCATCCGTGGCGTCACGCAGCTGACCTTTGACAAGCAGTTGCATCGCTTTCCGGCCTTTTCGGGGGATGATCCGATCCAGGTGCTGGGCGCGACCATCCTGCCGCAAAGCCTGTGGGTGATTGCGGGCGCATTGGCGGTGTTTGTCGGCCTGTTCTTCTTTTTCACCCGCACGCTGACCGGCAAGGCCATCCTTGCCACCTCGAACAACCGGCTGGCGGCGCAGCTTGTGGGCATCAATACCAATTGGGTGATGACCCTGTCCTTTGCGCTGTCGGCGGGCATCGGGGCGCTGGCCGGGGTGCTGGTCACGCCGATCACGCTGACCTCCTATGATGTCGGGATCGCGCTGGCGCTGAAGGGGTTTGCGGCGGCCATGCTGGGTGGCATGGGCAATCCGAAGGGCGCGCTGGTGGGGGGTATCCTTCTGGGCCTGTTCGAGGCGCTGACGGCGGGCTACCTGAGTTCGCAATACAAGGATGCCGCTGCCTTTGTGGTGATCCTTGCCGTGCTGTTCGCCATGCCGCAGGGCATCTTTGGCCGCAAATCGACGGATCGGGTGTGA